The segment GGGATCGCCAGCACGATGGCGCCGCGGAGGAGGTCGCAGACGACCATGATCCGCTTGCGGTCGTAGCGGTCCACGGCGACGCCGGCGAAGAGCCCCACGAGCAGCGCGGGCGCGGCCGTGGCCATGAGCACGAGGCCGACCGCGAGAGCGGAGCCGGTGACGCGGTAGACGAGGATGGCGGCGGCGATGTCGACGAGCGAGTCGCCGATGGTGGACACGAGCTGAGCGATCCACAGCGCCCTGAACCGCCGGTTCGCGAACACCGCGAACGGCGACAGGCGGGCCGTCGCGGTCGCCATGCCAGCACCTCCCCCTCGGCGCCGCGCACCCGGGGCGTGCCGGGGCGAGCGCCCCACCGTTACGGCTCCGTGGCGGCTGAGGCCGTCGGGGAGTCGTGAGCTGCGGTTACAGTGGGTACTCTACGCTGCGGCCATCGGCCCGGCAAGTGCCGTCGCGCCGCCGACCGGGTATGCCAGGAGGGCACGCGGTCCGCCCGCGGGGAGGATAGTGGTGCCCGTGAGAGACGCACCTGGCCGCCGGGTGGGCCCCTTCTTCCTGCTGGTGACGGCGCTCGCGCTGCCGTTGTGGGCGATCGGCGCCTTGGTCGGCGGCGAGCTGATGCCCGGCCTGCCGCTGGCGGCGCTGCAGTTCGTCGTGCCCGTCATCGCGGCGTCGCTGCTCGTCTACCGGCGCGAGGGGCGGGCGGCGCTCGGCGCCTTCCTGCGACGAGCCCTCGACGCCCGGCGCGTGAAGGACCCCGCCTGGTGGCTCGTCGCGGCGCTCCTCCACCCGTTGCTCTGGACGCTGTCGTGGCTGGTCATGGACGCGCTCGGACGCCCGCTGCCGCCGCTGCAGGTGCCGCTGGCGAGCCTGCCCGTGCTGGCGGCGGCGTTCCTCGTCGCCGGCCTGGCCGAGGAGCTCGGCTGGATGGGCTACGCCTACGAGCCGCTCGAGAGGCGCTGGGGGGCGCTGCGGACCTCCCTGGTGCTGGGCGCGTTCTGGGCGGCGTGGCACGTGGTGCCGCTGCTCACCGGCGACCGGCAGGCCTCGTGGATCGCGTGGTGGGCCCTTGGCACCGTCGCGATGCGCGTGCTGCACGTGTGGCTCTTCGAGAACACGGGCCTCAGCGTCCTCGCCCAGGCCGTGCTGCACGGCTCGTTCAACCTGTCGTGGCAGCTCTTCCCCGTGCGGGGCTCGGCCTACGACCCGGCGGTGCTGAGCCCGCTCATCGCGCTGGCGGCGGTGACCGTGGTCGCCCTCTCGGGCGCGGGCTTACGCCGCCGCGCGTGGGGACGGCCCGGCGCGGCGAGGGGCTAGGCGAGGGCTCGGGCGCTAGTCCGCCGCCGACGCGGCCGTGAACAGCGGCGCCGCCGTGCCGAACGAGCGCCGCTCGTGCGCCAGCAGCCACTGCTTGCGCGGCAGGCCCCCGCCGTAGCCGCCCAGGCTCCCGTCGGCGTTCACGACGCGGTGGCAGGGGATGACGATCGAGAGCTGGTTCGCGCCGTTCGCCCGGGCGACGGCGCGGAACGCCGTCGGCCTCCCCAGCGCCGCGGCGACCTGGCCGTAGGTGCGCGTCTCGCCCGGCGGGATGCGCCCCAGCTCGCGCCACACGGACCGCTGGAACTCGCTGCCGAGGGGCTTGAGCGGCGTGGCGAACTCGCAGCGCCGGCCGGCGAAGTACTCGGAGAGCTCGACTTCGATGCTCTCCAGGACGGCGTTCGTGCCAGGCACGATGGCGGCCTTGGCCCGCAGGCGCCTCAGCTCGGTCTCGAGGCCGCGCCTGTCGACGAACTCGAGCAGCACGAGCCCGTCGTCGTCGGCGACGGCGAGCATCGGCCCCAGCGGCGAGTCGAGCCAGGCGGCCGTGAGGACGGGTCCTTCGGCGGCGCTGGGCGAACTGCCGATGATGCGGTTGAACGCGTCGCGGAACCCGCTGGCGGACTCGTAGCCGGCCTGGAGCTGCGCCTCGATCACGGTGCCACCCTCCCTCAGCGACCTCAGCGCCAGGCCCATGCGCCTGGCGCGCGCGTACGCGACGAACGTCATGCCGAAGCGGCGCTTGAACGCCCGGCGCGCGGTGCCCACGTCCACCCCCAGCGCGCGGAAGTCGGCGTCGCGCCAGCGCTTCTCCGGCTCGGCCTCCACGGCGGCCACGAGACGGCGCACGACCTCGGGCACCTCGTTGGGGTGCGACAGCGGCCGGCAGCGCAGGCAGGGCCGGAAGCCCGCATGCAGCGCGTCCTTCGCCGTGGCGAAGAACGCGCAGTTCTCGAAGCGCGGCTTGCGGGCGGGGCAGGTGGGGCGGCAGAACACCCCGGTGGTGCGCACGCCCACGTAGAAGACGCCCTCGTACTCGGGGTCGCGCCTCAGCATGGCCTGGTAGTAGCGGCGGGCCGTGTCGTCAGGCACGCCCCGAGTCTAGGGCTTGGGAGACCGGGGCGCCGCCGAGAACCGGGCGCGTATCGCCGGGTCGCGGGCCGCTCAGCGCTTCGGCCCCGCCTGAGAGCGCGCCGCGGCGGCCTCCCTGAGGAGCCGCACCGCCCGCGGGCCGACCCCGTGCAGCGCGAGCAGCTCCGCGTCGGAGCGCGCGACCGCGGCGCTCAAGGTGCCGATGCCGGCCGCGAGCAGCGCCCGCGTGGCCGGCCTGCCGATGCTCCTGGGCAGCGCGTCGGGACCGTCCGGGGCCTCGCCTCGCTCCGCCTGGCGGCGCACGTCGAGGAGCTCCGCGGGCGCGCGGCTGCGCCACGCCTTCTCGAGGAGCGCGTTGAGCTCCATGCCGTTCACGGCGGCGAGCGGCACGCGCACCCCTACCGGCTCGCCCGCCCTGGTCACGGGCTCGGCCGCCGCGAACCGCCCCAGGACCGCCTCGGCGTCATCCCGCGACATCTCGAGCTGCGCCGCCCCGTCGCCCGTCACCGTCACGAAGCGCTCGCCGCGGACGGCGAAGGCGACCGTGCCGGAGCCGGCGTCCTCGGCGACCTCGGGGAGCCGCAGCGCCGCCTTGCGGAGGTGAGCGAGGGTCGTCATGGAACCAACATAGACCGGCTCGTCGCGCGGTTCCCAGCGCCGCCCCTGCGTTGGGCTTGCCAACGACCGCGGCCGGCGCCGAAGCTGTGGTGGGAGGTCCCGCCATGTGCCGCAGCATCAAGCCGCTCTTCAACTTCGACCCGCCGGCCACCGACGAGGAGGTACGCGCCGCCGCCCTGCAGTACGTCCGCAAGGTCAGCGGGTTCCAGAAGCCGTCGCGGGCGAACGAGGCGGCGTTCGCGGCGGCGGTCGAGGAGGTCGCGGCCGCGACGAGGCGCCTCGTCGACGCCCTGGAGACCAACGCGCCGCCCAAGGACCGCGAGGTCGAGGCGGCCAAGGCGCGGGCGCGCTCGGCCTGGCGCTACCGGCCGATCGGCGACGCCCCCGGCGCGTCCGGCGACTGAGACGCTACTGCCCCTCGGCCGGGACGGCCCCGCTGCGCTCCTCGTGCACCTGGTCGGCGGTCAGGCCCAGGTCGCGCTGCGCCGCGATCTCCTCCGCGGTGAACGGCGCGAAGCCCTCGGGCAGCGCCGCCTCGTTGTCCCAGCTCGTGGCGACGAAGTCGAGCACGGCCGCGAGCTGCTCGTCGGTGAACTGCGACCACGCGGGCATGACCCCGTTGTAGGTCTGGCCCGCTACCTGGATCTCGCCCTGCAGCCCGTAGAGGACGACGTGGATCAGGTAGGTGCGGCCCTCCTCGGTCGCCAGCAGCTCCGGCACGTGGCCGGCGAGCGGCGGGAACGCGCCGGGGACCCCCTGGCCGTTCGCCTGGTGGCAGGCCGCGCAGTTCGACTGGAACAGCGTCTCGCCCTCGTCCTGGGCCAGGGCGATCCCCGCGACCACGAGGGCGGCTGACGCGAGCAGCGACTTGAGGACGCGCATGGTTCTCCTTTCCGGGACGCGGCGAGGTCGTGCGGTGTTGCGAGGAGGGGTCGCTGCCGGGCCCGTGGGCGTGACCGCCCGCCGGCGCGTCCGCCGCGGTCCGCCGCGGTCGCGCGCTGCGGACCACGCTACGCCCGGATCGTGAGCGCGGGCAGGGAGCGTCGGTCGGCGTCCCGGAAGCACTCAGCCAAGTCACGATGAACCGCCCTAGCATGCGGCTCCGACGTGGACCGCGAGCGCATCCTCATCGTGGAGGACGACCTCCACCTGGCGCGCGCCCTCGAGACGGAGCTGCTCAGGGCGTACGACGTGGCGGTGGTGCGCACCGGCGGCGAGGCGCTGGAGAGGGCCGAGACCGAGTCGTTCGACCTGGTCCTCCTCGACCTCGGCCTCCCCGACATCGACGGGCTCGACGTCGCGGCCGCTCTCAAGGACAACCCGGCCGCGATCCTCATGCTCACGGCGCGCGCCGACCTCCGCAGCCGCGTCGCGGGCCTCTACATCGGCGCCGACGACTACCTCGCCAAGCCCTTCGACATGCAGGAGCTGCTGGCGCGCGTCTACGCCCAGCTCCGCCGCCGCGGTCGCCCGGAGGTCTACGACGCCGGGCCCGTGAGCCTCTCCCTCGCCGACCACACCTGCGCCGTCCGCGGCCGGCCCCTCGACCTCTCGCCCCAGGAGTTCAACCTCCTGGCGCTCCTGCTCGCCAACCAGGGCCGCGTGTTCTCGAAGAACGCGATCGAGGACCGGCTCTACCGCGAGGCGCCGCCCACCTCGAACGCCGTGGAGGCGCTGGTCTCGCGCCTGCGGAGCAAGCTGGCCGCTGCCGGCGTCGATGACCTCATCGAGACGGTGCGCGGCATCGGCTACGTCGTGAGGGAGCGGAGCTAGGTGACGCTCAGGGCTCGGCTCGGGCTGGCCGCGGCGGGCATGACGGTCGCCGTCATCGCGGCCTTCGGCGCCGTGGCGTACCGGGAGTTCACGCGCCAGCAGGACGAGCAGCTCAGGGTGCTGCTGAGGCAGGACCTCGAGCGCGTGACGGCCCTGCTCGACCGGCCGGCCCTGGGCGCGTCCTTCGCGCCAGAGGACACCGGCACCTTCATCCTCCAGCTCGTGACGGCGTCGGGCCAGGTGGCGGTGAACGTGGGCGGCGGCGAGGCCCTGCCCGTGGTGCGGGCCCCGACGGTCATCGAGCGGGGCGAGCGCACCTACCTGGTCACGACCGGCGTCTGGCCCGCCACCAGGGGCAGCGTGCGCCTGGCCCACGACATCACCGACGCCCTCGCCGTGCGGCGCGACCTCCTCGAGGTGCTCGTCGGCGTCGGAGTGCTCGTCACCGTCGTGGCGGCCGCGCTGGCGCTCCTGGGGGCGCGGCGGATGCTCTCGCCCCTCGCCAGGGTGGCCCGCCAAGCCCGCGCCCTCGACCCCGCCTCGCCTCACGGGGTGGAGTACCGCGGGCCCATGGACGAGATCGGCGACCTCGTCGCCGCGCTGAACGCGGCCCTCGAGGCGATCGGCGAGCGCAAGGAGGCCGAGCGCCGCTTCCTGCTCGAGGTGGCGCACGAGCTGGCGGCGCCGCTCACCCTCGTCAACTACCACTTGAGTGCCGTGAGGCGTGAGCACGCCGACGACGCCCACGTCCGGGCGGCCGCCGAGGGCACGCGCGAGCTGCTGCGCACCTCGCAGGACCTGCTGGTGCTGGCCCGCGGCGAGCTCGACGTACCGCTCGAGCCGCGC is part of the Trueperaceae bacterium genome and harbors:
- a CDS encoding MFS transporter, whose product is MATATARLSPFAVFANRRFRALWIAQLVSTIGDSLVDIAAAILVYRVTGSALAVGLVLMATAAPALLVGLFAGVAVDRYDRKRIMVVCDLLRGAIVLAIP
- a CDS encoding HAMP domain-containing sensor histidine kinase, producing MTLRARLGLAAAGMTVAVIAAFGAVAYREFTRQQDEQLRVLLRQDLERVTALLDRPALGASFAPEDTGTFILQLVTASGQVAVNVGGGEALPVVRAPTVIERGERTYLVTTGVWPATRGSVRLAHDITDALAVRRDLLEVLVGVGVLVTVVAAALALLGARRMLSPLARVARQARALDPASPHGVEYRGPMDEIGDLVAALNAALEAIGERKEAERRFLLEVAHELAAPLTLVNYHLSAVRREHADDAHVRAAAEGTRELLRTSQDLLVLARGELDVPLEPRVVDLRDVVLRVADEYPGLRLSLAERLEVVGDPERLVQVVRNLVRNALQAVGRANGVAVSLRNEGASAVLEVCDDGPGMSEETVRRVFDHGFSGGGGVGVGLTVCKRLVEQHDGELRLRSKAGEGTCCEVRLESLASRLAGAEERPAEASVGGVARPDPAGAS
- a CDS encoding DUF2277 domain-containing protein; translation: MCRSIKPLFNFDPPATDEEVRAAALQYVRKVSGFQKPSRANEAAFAAAVEEVAAATRRLVDALETNAPPKDREVEAAKARARSAWRYRPIGDAPGASGD
- a CDS encoding cytochrome c, translating into MRVLKSLLASAALVVAGIALAQDEGETLFQSNCAACHQANGQGVPGAFPPLAGHVPELLATEEGRTYLIHVVLYGLQGEIQVAGQTYNGVMPAWSQFTDEQLAAVLDFVATSWDNEAALPEGFAPFTAEEIAAQRDLGLTADQVHEERSGAVPAEGQ
- a CDS encoding trifunctional transcriptional activator/DNA repair protein Ada/methylated-DNA--[protein]-cysteine S-methyltransferase; the encoded protein is MPDDTARRYYQAMLRRDPEYEGVFYVGVRTTGVFCRPTCPARKPRFENCAFFATAKDALHAGFRPCLRCRPLSHPNEVPEVVRRLVAAVEAEPEKRWRDADFRALGVDVGTARRAFKRRFGMTFVAYARARRMGLALRSLREGGTVIEAQLQAGYESASGFRDAFNRIIGSSPSAAEGPVLTAAWLDSPLGPMLAVADDDGLVLLEFVDRRGLETELRRLRAKAAIVPGTNAVLESIEVELSEYFAGRRCEFATPLKPLGSEFQRSVWRELGRIPPGETRTYGQVAAALGRPTAFRAVARANGANQLSIVIPCHRVVNADGSLGGYGGGLPRKQWLLAHERRSFGTAAPLFTAASAAD
- a CDS encoding CPBP family intramembrane glutamic endopeptidase; the encoded protein is MRDAPGRRVGPFFLLVTALALPLWAIGALVGGELMPGLPLAALQFVVPVIAASLLVYRREGRAALGAFLRRALDARRVKDPAWWLVAALLHPLLWTLSWLVMDALGRPLPPLQVPLASLPVLAAAFLVAGLAEELGWMGYAYEPLERRWGALRTSLVLGAFWAAWHVVPLLTGDRQASWIAWWALGTVAMRVLHVWLFENTGLSVLAQAVLHGSFNLSWQLFPVRGSAYDPAVLSPLIALAAVTVVALSGAGLRRRAWGRPGAARG
- a CDS encoding response regulator transcription factor, giving the protein MDRERILIVEDDLHLARALETELLRAYDVAVVRTGGEALERAETESFDLVLLDLGLPDIDGLDVAAALKDNPAAILMLTARADLRSRVAGLYIGADDYLAKPFDMQELLARVYAQLRRRGRPEVYDAGPVSLSLADHTCAVRGRPLDLSPQEFNLLALLLANQGRVFSKNAIEDRLYREAPPTSNAVEALVSRLRSKLAAAGVDDLIETVRGIGYVVRERS